A single region of the Lotus japonicus ecotype B-129 chromosome 4, LjGifu_v1.2 genome encodes:
- the LOC130710047 gene encoding probable disease resistance protein At5g66900 — protein MADATQLVALAPLARFQEILKKISQMVEKSRKSGIAQRILRSTLIEFNHVVLEIKRYNEHLAQPREEIKTLIREKDAGEEGEKGDKCVNSCLQVFTDRVWHGKDDSDSVDADEKQALTAKDVKETLYKVREILELLTQEDGGAGTSKIKAPFDVPVKPDFTVGLDVPLSKLKMELLKDGVSVVAVTGLGGLGKTTLAAMVCWDKQIKGKFRENILFVTFSKTPNVKNIVERLFEHFGYEVPEFQSNDDAVYQLGPLFKKCEGNPLLLVLDDVWPGSEDLVEKFKVQISDYKILVTSRITFPRFGTPCVLKPLAHEDAITLFRHYALLKDSSSNIPDDNLVQKVVGSCKGLPLAIKVIGTSLRSRPYELWQKIVKELSQGHSVLDSHTELLTRLQKILDVLEDNPVIKECFMDLALFPEDQRIPATALIDIWAALYELDELEVMDIIKKLDSMNLANFFVARKNTSDTDDYYYSNHFIVLHDLLRELGIYQSIQEPVGKRKRLNIDTNEDKLEWLLQEKQQGIMSRTLSKIRRLCLKQKPQLVLARTLSISTDETCTPDLSLIQPAEAEVLILNLRTKKYSLPEILEEMNKLKALIVTNYGFHPSELNNFELLDSLSNLKRIRLEQISVPSFGTLKNLKKLSLCMCNIRLAFEKGSILISDSFPNLEDLNIDYCKDMVGLPNGVCDIISLKKLGVTNCHKLSGLPQEIGKLENLELLRLSSCTDLKGLPDSIGRLSKLRLLDISNCISLPSLPEEIGNLCNLKSLYMTSCAGCELPSSIVNLQNLTVVCDEETAASWEAFEYVIPNLKIEVPQVDVNLNWLHSTSV, from the exons ATGGCAGATGCAACACAGCTTGTTGCTCTTGCTCCTCTGGCTAGATTTCAAGAGATCTTGAAGAAGATCTCTCAAATGGTGGAGAAATCTCGAAAGAGTGGAATCGCTCAGAGAATTCTAAGGTCAACGCTCATAGAATTTAACCATGTTGTGCTGGAAATCAAGCGTTACAACGAGCACTTGGCTCAGCCTAGAGAAGAAATCAAAACCCTCATCAGAGAAAAAGATGCAggggaagaaggagaaaaagGGGACAAGTGTGTCAATTCCTGTCTTCAGGTTTTCACTGACAGAGTTTGGCATGGTAAGGATGATTCTGATTCGGTTGATGCTGATGAGAAGCAAGCTCTCACAGCGAAAGATGTTAAGGAAACGCTTTACAAGGTGAGGGAGATTCTTGAGCTTCTTACCCAAGAGGATGGAGGAGCTGGAACATCAAAAATCAAGGCTCCTTTTGATGTTCCTGTGAAACCAGATTTCACTGTTGGGTTGGATGTGCCCTTGAGCAAGCTGAAGATGGAGCTTCTCAAGGACGGTGTCTCGGTCGTCGCTGTGACCGGTTTAGGTGGGTTGGGGAAAACAACTTTGGCTGCAATGGTTTGTTGGGATAAACAAATTAAGG GTAAGTTCagggaaaatattttatttgtaacATTCTCGAAAACGCCCAACGTGAAGAATATTGTAGAGAGACTATTTGAACACTTTGGATATGAAGTGCCTGAGTTTCAAAGCAATGACGATGCAGTTTATCAATTGGGGCCTTTATTTAAGAAGTGTGAAGGAAATCCGTTATTGTTGGTTTTGGATGATGTCTGGCCTGGTTCAGAAGACCTTGTTGAGAAATTCAAAGTCCAGATATCAGATTATAAAATTTTAGTGACTTCAAGGATTACGTTTCCTAGATTTGGCACCCCATGTGTTCTAAAGCCTCTTGCCCATGAAGATGCAATAACCCTTTTCCGTCACTATGCTCTCTTGAAAGATAGTAGTTCAAATATTCCTGACGATAATCTTGTCCAAAAG GTGGTGGGAAGTTGCAAAGGTTTACCACTTGCTATTAAAGTGATTGGTACATCACTCAGGAGTAGGCCTTATGAGTTGTGGCAGAAAATAGTGAAGGAACTGTCACAAGGTCATTCTGTACTTGATTCTCATACTGAGTTACTTACTCGCCTCCAAAAGATCTTAGATGTTTTGGAAGATAATCCTGTCATCAAGGAGTGCTTCATGGACTTAGCATTATTTCCTGAAGACCAAAGAATTCCTGCTACTGCTCTCATTGATATCTGGGCAGCATTGTATGAACTAGATGAACTAGAAGTGATGGACATCATCAAAAAATTGGACTCCATGAATCTGGCTAATTTCTTTGTTGCAag GAAAAATACAAGTGACACTGATGATTACTACTACAGTAACCACTTCATCGTCCTTCATGATCTTCTAAGAGAGCTAGGAATTTATCAAAGCATACAGGAACCAGTTGGAAAGAGAAAAAGACTGAACATTGACACGAACGAAGATAAACTTGAATGGTTGCTTCAGGAGAAGCAGCAAGGCATAATGTCCCGCACGTTGTCAAAAATTCGTAGATTGTGTCTTAAACAGAAGCCTCAACTGGTCCTTGCCCGCACATTGTCTATATCAACTG ATGAAACTTGCACTCCAGATTTGTCCCTAATTCAACCAGCTGAAGCTGAGGTTCTGATTTTAAATCTTCGAACTAAGAAGTACTCCCTTCCAGAGATCTTGGAGGAAATGAATAAACTTAAAGCTTTGATAGTCACAAATTACGGTTTCCATCCTTCTGAACTAAACAATTTTGAGCTACTAGACTCTTTATCCAACCTGAAGAGAATCAGACTAGAACAGATTTCTGTTCCTTCCTTTGGCACATTAAAGAATCTTAAAAAGTTATCCCTCTGCATGTGCAATATCAGGCTGGCCTTTGAAAAGGGTAGCATCCTAATTTCAGATTCATTTCCAAATCTTGAAGATCTGAACATTGACTATTGCAAGGATATGGTAGGATTGCCTAATGGGGTCTGTGATATTATCTCACTAAAGAAGCTCGGTGTTACTAATTGCCACAAGCTTTCTGGGCTGCCCCAAGAAATTGGAAAGTTGGAGAATTTGGAACTCCTGAGGCTGAGTTCCTGTACTGATTTGAAAGGATTACCAGATTCTATTGGAAGGCTTTCAAAACTAAGACTTCTTGACATATCAAACTGCATAAGCCTTCCAAGTTTGCCAGAGGAAATTGGTAACCTGTGTAATCTAAAAAGTCTCTATATGACAAGTTGTGCAGGGTGTGAATTGCCATCCTCAATTGTCAATCTTCAGAATCTAACGGTGGTTTGTGATGAAGAGACGGCTGCTTCATGGGAAGCTTTTGAATATGTGATTCCCAATCTGAAGATAGAGGTTCCTCAGGTTGATGTTAACTTGAATTGGCTTCATTCAACCAGCGTCTAA
- the LOC130712360 gene encoding uncharacterized protein LOC130712360, whose translation MVDTNSTIGSPTADTTMVPTPTAPSSSFTKPDFHPLLVVTNIKKNIHFKLELDKDHYPLWAELFETHAHATQVLHHIIPQADMEPPARTDASYARWATLDSTVKQWIYSTISFDLLATVMEKGTTAMATWNRIASMFQDNQNSRVVAFDQDFITTRMEDFPNVSAYCQRLKHISDQLRNVGAPISDHRLVLQLVSGLTEPFRGVATLIRQSEPLPPFLKVRSMLILEESGLAKMSGPASQTALHTSASNPQDFEDSSQQRTTHRSNQGHSNHRSGSGKNRNYQGSSGKPKKKGGSRYIGSSSSSGSPAAAPPSWRPPPQASWNNPWGWATPPGWAPSPWGMPPCPYPTSQWSRPMGPPQQPSVLGPRPQAYAATASPAPTDIATTMHTMSLTPPDTMWYMDTDASSHTAASQGKHVRLPFSSSETITLRPFDILHSDLWTSPILSTAGHRYYVLFLDDHTDFLWTFPIGKKSQVYEIFNTLAM comes from the exons ATGGTTGATACTAATTCTACTATTGGTTCACCCACCGCCGACACCACTATGGTTCCCACGCCAACGGCGCCGTCGTCATCCTTTACCAAGCCGGATTTTCATCCGCTCCTTGTTGTCACAAATATCAAAAAAAACATTCATTTCAAACTCGAGCTTGACAAGGATCATTATCCTCTGTGGGCTGAATTGTTTGAAACTCATGCTCACGCCACTCAGGTGCTCCACCACATCATTCCTCAAGCTGACATGGAGCCTCCTGCGCGCACCGATGCTTCCTATGCCCGGTGGGCTACTCTTGACTCTACCGTCAAACAGTGGATTTATTCCACCATCTCCTTTGACCTTCTCGCCACTGTCATGGAGAAAGGTACTACTGCTATGGCTACTTGGAACCGTATCGCTTCCATGTTTCAGGACAATCAGAACTCTCGTGTTGTCGCTTTCGACCAGGATTTCATCACCACTCGCATGGAGGATTTTCCTAATGTTTCGGCCTATTGTCAGCGTCTGAAACATATCTCTGATCAGTTGAGGAATGTTGGTGCCCCAATCAGTGACCATCGTCTTGTCCTCCAGTTGGTCTCTGGTCTCACTGAGCCTTTCCGTGGTGTTGCCACCCTGATCCGTCAGAGCGAGCCTTTGCCTCCTTTCCTCAAGGTCCGCTCCATGCTGATTCTAGAGGAATCCGGTCTCGCCAAGATGTCAGGCCCTGCTTCTCAGACTGCTTTGCACACCTCTGCTTCCAATCCACAGGACTTTGAGGACTCTTCTCAGCAGCGCACCACCCACCGCAGCAATCAGGGACACTCCAACCACCGTTCTGGGTCAGGGAAAAATCGTAACTATCAGGGAAGTTCTGGTAAACCTAAAAAGAAAGGTGGTTCTCGCTATATTGGATCCTCTAGCTCTTCTGGTTCCCCTGCTGCAGCTCCTCCATCATGGCGCCCGCCTCCGCAGGCATCCTGGAATAATCCCTGGGGTTGGGCTACTCCCCCTGGTTGGGCTCCTTCCCCTTGGGGCATGCCTCCTTGTCCTTACCCCACATCTCAGTGGTCGCGTCCCATGGGTCCTCCGCAGCAACCCAGCGTTCTAGGTCCGCGTCCTCAGGCCTACGCTGCTACTGCTTCTCCAGCACCCACTGATATCGCTACTACCATGCACACCATGTCCTTGACTCCTCCAGACACCATGTGGTACATGGACACCGACGCCTCGTCCCATACTGCGGCATCTCAAG GCAAACATGTTCGGTTGCCTTTTAGTTCCTCTGAAACTATTACTTTGAGGccatttgatattttgcatagTGACTTATGGACGTCTCCTATTTTAAGCACTGCTGGTCATCGTTATtacgttttgtttttggatgatcaCACTGATTTTTTATGGACGTTTCCAATTGGTAAGAAATCTCAAGTTTATGAAATATTTAATACTCTTGctatgtaa
- the LOC130712361 gene encoding uncharacterized mitochondrial protein AtMg00820-like — MTTRSMHGISKPKKPFSLSVSIDDPSISPLPRNPKQALSDPNWKSAMQSEFNALIRNNSWELVPRPCDVNVIRCMWIFCHKKKSNGLFERYKARLVGDGRSQIAGVDCDGTFSPVVKPATIRTVLNNVLKTGPDRLVEPVRPGPGGLAGPL, encoded by the coding sequence ATGACTACCCGTAGCATGCACGGCATTTCCAAACCTAAAAAGCCTTTTAGCCTTTCAGTCTCTATTGATGACCCGTCCATCTCACCCTTGCCTCGTAACCCAAAACAAGCCTTATCCGATCCCAATTGGAAGTCCgctatgcagtctgaatttaatgCACTTATTAGAAATAATTCGTGGGAGTTGGTTCCCCGTCCTTGTGATGTTAACGTTATTCGCTGTATGTGGATTTTTTGCCATAAAAAGAAGTCTAATGGTTTGTTTGAGCgttataaggctcgtcttgtcGGTGATGGCAGGTCTCAAATTGCAGGTGTGGATTGTGATGGGACTTTCAGCCCCGTGGTGAAACCGGCTACCATACGGACAGTTCTCaacaatgttctgaaaaccggaccggaccggctGGTCGAACCGGTTCGACCAGGACCCGGAGGGTTGGCCGGTCCGTTGTAA